One window of Bactrocera tryoni isolate S06 chromosome 2, CSIRO_BtryS06_freeze2, whole genome shotgun sequence genomic DNA carries:
- the LOC120768987 gene encoding uncharacterized protein LOC120768987, giving the protein MDAEMPIVPTPTVRSAVTVPRPRATPVAAPRTTIAAAPPRKTQSAPRSNPQAIAPEQPQRQCTLCRRRHRLPHCRIFKGMTPLQRQQIAQAHGHCLNYLAPTHLHPNARPGTSARYACGTITRCFTAPPNPTSGVIMPLAVVLPAVGPRDRNREGRHYHWGTHTSIFTSRASTFTH; this is encoded by the coding sequence ATGGACGCCGAGATGCCAATTGTGCCTACGCCCACTGTGCGTTCCGCCGTCACGGTTCCGCGCCCCAGAGCTACCCCAGTAGCAGCGCCGCGAACAACCATCGCTGCCGCACCTCCACGAAAAACTCAATCGGCTCCGCGCAGTAACCCGCAAGCAATAGCTCCGGAGCAGCCACAGCGTCAATGCACGCTGTGCCGCCGACGACATCGGTTGCCACACTGTAGAATCTTCAAGGGGATGACACCCTTGCAACGCCAGCAGATCGCACAGGCACACGGCCATTGCCTGAATTACCTGGCGCCTACCCATCTCCACCCGAATGCGCGACCGGGCACCAGTGCCAGGTATGCATGCGGCACCATCACACGATGCTTCACCGCACCGCCGAACCCGACGTCGGGCGTCATCATGCCCCTCGCAGTCGTACTGCCAGCCGTCGGCCCCCGCGACCGCAACCGCGAAGGCCGGCATTACCATTGGGGGACTCACACTTCGATCTTCACAAGCCGCGCATCAACATTCACGCATTAA